DNA sequence from the Mangifera indica cultivar Alphonso chromosome 18, CATAS_Mindica_2.1, whole genome shotgun sequence genome:
ttttttttttccttttgaacaTAAATCGTAAAATGAAGCTAGAAACACTTATTTGATGATTGTAGTTTTTCCAAAGATAGGTACTGACTTGGGAAAGCCTTTGTTAGgaacaaatttttaaacaaagatTTAGCGccattgttgttttcttttttgttgtatAGTGCATGTAAGGTCTAGCAGGGATCCTATTTGTTAATAAACTGAATCGTTTTGATTGGTTCGGTTTAACTTTTAGTTCCTTTGTCTTCTTAACTTTAGATGATTATTGAGATTCTTGACATTAATGGCTTAATTCTTTTTTGTCCATGACTTCATCCTTTGTTGCATGGTTGTTATAAGCAAAAAGTGCTTAAAGGTGATGAGGGATCCTATTGCCTAGGTGAAAAAAGCAAGGCGAAGCTGCCTACTTTGGACTGAaggtgataaaaaaatttaaaagggacAATGAGTGAATAAGAAAATGGAGGAGAGGGTTaagtgaaaaagaagaaaaattggtaAATAAAAAGTTGGTAGGTGGTTGCATTTAATGTGGcaagtgtaaaattttaataaaggaaacaattataaattaaatattattatttggtcACCATCTTGCCAACAACCTCAAAACTCGTCGGTGATCTTTTCGAAAACCTTAAATCTCTCCAACCTCTCTAATGACCTTAAAACTGACCGATGACCTCTTTGGCAACCTTAGAAATCCTTGTTGACCTCTATGACGACCTTGAAACTCGCCGATAACCCTCAAAATTGATTCAGACATCACCAAAGTCTTTTGTGCTGATAAAGTGCATTTTATAATGCCTAAAGCTTCTCCAAAGCGTCAAAAAAGCATTAAAGGCGATCACCTTTGGACCACCGGTTGCCTTGACATACTCAAGGCAATGGCCACATTGCCTTCAGTAAAGCCTCACCTAGGTGCGTCTTTGACAACTACGTTTGTTGCATATGCCTTAATTGTGGATCGATGAATAATGTGGATTTCCTCCATGCTTTGAGAACCTTCCATGGTTTCTATTTCATTTACGtataattactaatttattcattatttaagtCAGAATCTTTAGAAGTTTATTTAGATATGTCTTTCTTCCCAAACAACAAATTTATTGTGCTCATCAACGGATCACCTGTGGTTGCTAGTATGCAATGCAAATTCATGATAAGGAAAGTTTTCTTTGTTTAAGTTGCAGAATGTATATGTTCCATATTTCATCtgagattttattatttgaacatTTATCAATTTGAGAACTATCTTTTGAGACATAAATAGAAActaattttgtttcctttaagGCTTTTAATAAGCCTATTTCTCTCAATAATAAGCTGTATAATTGTCTCTTTATATAGGTCATGGAGATGGAAGGTATTTTGCAAGAACACCACAATACAATGCCATCTCGTGAAATTCTTGTAGCTCTTTCAGAGAAGTTCAGGTGTACCTTATTTCTGTCTAGAGTGTAACATATTGTTGAGTTGTTCTCTCTATTCAATTGGAATTGACATTGTTAAATTTATACTGTAGTGAGTCCCCAGAAAGGAAGGGAAAGATCATAGTGCAAATGAAGCAGGTGAGATTATTTTATTGCAGTTATGAACAGCAAGGAACAATCTAGAATCAATTATTAATGTGGGCGGTTTATTATAGGTTTGGAATTGGTTCCAAAATAGGCGGTATGCAGTAAGGGCAAAAACAGGTAAAGCTCCAGGAAAGTTAAATGCAACACCTGTGCCACATGAGGATCCTACTCCATTAAGGAATGTTCCTCAACCTGTAGCTGCTCCAATTCCTGCTTTTGTGCCTGCTTCGATGCCTGCTTCTGTGCCAGTTTCTAATGCAGGGAGAGTTGCATCAGAAAATACTTCTATGGAATTTGAAGCTAAATCTGCAAGGGATGGTGCATGGTAAGTATATCCTGACTGACGCTTGtcgaaagaaaagaaaaataatctatCCTGCCATTCTGGGTGGGAATGGTGTTAGTTGTGTTTTGTGTATTCTCTCATCCAATTTGATAGTTATCAAACTTTTGAAGGAACGTGTCTTCTGTAATCTGTCTAATTACTTGCTTCTGTATTCAGGTACGATGTTGCAGCCTTTCTAGCCCATAGAAAGTTAGAGTCAATTGAACCGGTAAATTTTTGACCTTGTACCTGTTTTTCATAGATTCCtactttcactattttttttttcttatatgtcCATTTTATCTGTTCACATTCTCtgttttgttgttgaaatgtTGATTAgatgctttttctttttgtaattttattgttatgataattttttttaaataaaaatttgttatgtGATTGTAGTTTGCATGACTTGAAATTGTCCCAAAATATATCATCTCAATTATTGATCTCTTTTTATGTGAGAAAGATTGGTAGACTCTAGATAAGGATGCATATATTTCTTGGTTCTTTTCTGCTGTTATTAAGGTATAGAATGAACCATCAAATAATTATCACTAAgatttccaaaaataaaattggtaTGAACATGAAATCTTGAGTTAGAAAACCTTTTCTGACTTAAGTCATGCCCCATACACTGCTctgaattttgtaaaaatttggAAAGTGGTGGACTTTTTCTAACTTCTTTCCGTGACATGGTAATAAAAGCAGTTTCAAACTGCAGATATAGCATTCTGCCCATCTAATTCTTCTGATGTTATGTCAAAATATTACTGGTCATTTCAGGAGGTACAGGTTAGGTTTGCTGGTTTTGGACCAGAGGAGGATGAATGGGTTAACATAAAAAAGCATGTCAGACAACGTTCTCTCCCATGTGAAGCATCTGAATGTGTTGCTGTTCTCCCTGGAGATCTCATACTCTGTTTTCAGGTTGGAAATTTGCTTGTGCATCCTCTGAGAGAAGTTACATACATTGGGGTCTGCTTGTTAACTTTTTTAGCAAATGGTCTAATGATTTTCAGGAAGGAAAAGATCAGGCTCTTTACTTTGACGCCCATGTACTCGATGCACAACGACGAAGGCATGATGTAAGAGGCTGCCGCTGTAGGTTT
Encoded proteins:
- the LOC123201566 gene encoding protein SAWADEE HOMEODOMAIN HOMOLOG 2-like, coding for MGRPPSNGGPAFRFTQTEVMEMEGILQEHHNTMPSREILVALSEKFSESPERKGKIIVQMKQVWNWFQNRRYAVRAKTGKAPGKLNATPVPHEDPTPLRNVPQPVAAPIPAFVPASMPASVPVSNAGRVASENTSMEFEAKSARDGAWYDVAAFLAHRKLESIEPEVQVRFAGFGPEEDEWVNIKKHVRQRSLPCEASECVAVLPGDLILCFQEGKDQALYFDAHVLDAQRRRHDVRGCRCRFLVRYDHDQSEEIVPLRKVCRRPETDYRLQQLHAMNDSGFADQQKSCVNLSTASAPRVVSSSAEIVQKQGDANIAPVATPVSVAIQSTTMEPKSTGGSSSINVSNPAFPSSAVSAAITTAAPGGPVGKM